GAAATGCTCTTATTAAAAATGATAAGCGCTCCAAAGGTTGCCGACATCGGAGCCTTGCTCAGAGGTGCTCAAACATTAGCCATATCTCAAGATCCCGTGACTATAGCCGATTCTCAGAAACAAGAGGCTAATTTTACAAGCCCACCTCCTTTGCATGACGACAAGAACAGCTTTAGGAAACCATCTCCTTCAATTTTAAACAAAAACCCCGTGAGCTCTCAGAACGCGCCTACAAGTAAAAGTCATAACTCTCGCCCAACACCAAAGCAGATATCTTTAGATGGTCATCTTGAAGAAGGATGGTTTTCTTTAGTTGCCGAAATAAAAAGAGACCACCCATTTTGGGCTGCGAAGTTAGAACACCTGAGCGCTTTAGAACTTTTGGATGGCCGTTTAAAGCTGGGCGCTAAAGCTAGCCACTCATTTTTGTCTCAGCAGCTTTCGACACCCAAAACCACTCAGGCCCTTAGAGACTTACTGAAAACTTACGGAATTGTTGTAAGCCATATCGAGATCGCTACGGTATCGGCACATACGCAGACTCCCGTAAAAGCCCCTAAAGAAGTTCAACGGGGTCAGGCTCAAAAACAAGAGGCTGAAATCTTAGAAAAAATTAACCAGGATCCACTAGTGAAAAAATCAAAGGCATTATTTAATGGTGAAATTCAAATTACAAAGGAGAACCGATGAAAGGCTTTCCCGGCGGAATGCAGCAGTTCATCAAGCAAGCAAACCAAATGCAAAGTCGCATTCAGAAGCTGCAGGAGCAGCTGGAGACGAAAGAGTACGCGGGAACGGCGGGAGGAGGCTCTGTTTCGGCCATTGCCACCGGTAAGCTTGATGTCAAAAGCATAACAATTAAACCCGAGGTCCTCGAAGCAGCAGATACGGAAATGGTTCAAGATCTTGTGATGATCGCTGTTAATGAGGCCCTCAAACTGGCCAAAGCTGAGCGAGATGCAGAAATGCAGAAAACCACTGGCGGAATGGGGATCCCAGGGATTTTCTAGTCGTTTTTTTGCGATGAGAATCCCCATCATATGAGCCAACAAATACCTACTCTTCAAAGACTTATTAGTGAACTCTCGAGGCTGCCGGGCATTGGTGAGAAAACCGCTGAGCGGCTTTGCTATTTTATCTTAAAGACTGGATCTGAATATTCAGATCGTCTCAAGCAAGCTCTTAGCGATGTTCAAATCAACGTAAAGACCTGTCAAATATGTTACTCGTACACGGACCTTGAGGAGATATGCCATATCTGCCGAAACCCCGACCGCGACCTCCACTCAATTTGCGTCGTCGAGCAAGCCTCTGATATTTTTCGAATTGAGTCTGCGGGAGCCTTCAAAGGGCAGTATCATGTTCTTCAGGGCGCGCTCTCTCCACTTGATGGCGTTTTAGCTGAGGACCTTCGAGTAAAGGAACTTTTTGAAAGACTCGATGAAGCTATCGTTGCCGAAGCACCTATTAAAGAGATTATTCTTGCGCTAGATGCCGATATTGAGGGCGACACAACGGCTCTCTACTTGGCGAAAATGCTTGAAGGTAGAGGCGTGCGCTTAACAAGAATTGCGCATGGTGTTCCATTTGGAACGAATATAGATTATATTGATCAACGAACACTTTGTCGGGCTCTTGAAAATAGGGTGGAGATTTAAGCCCCTCTAGCGCCACCAAGAATCATTTGCACGATTGCCTATTGAATGAAAGTCTAAAGCCATGTCTGTCGTGAATTACAACGCCAAAGAAATCCACTGCAAAATAGTTTATTACGGTCCTTCATTGGGCGGCAAAACTACGAATGTTCAGTGGATTTACCAAAAAACCAATCCCGACAAAAAAAGCGAGATGCGGTTTTTACCTACAGAAAACGAACGAACTCTTTTTTTTGATTTCTTGCCTTTAGAAATTGGTAAGGTTCAAGATTTTACAACTCGGTTTCATTTGTACTCTGTGCCTGGGCAAATCGTTTATGACTCTAGCCGAAAGCTAGTCATGAAAGGCCTAGACGGTGTGATCTTTGTAGCTGACTCGCAAAGAGAGCGCATGGATGAAAATGTTGAGGCTCTAAAAAATCTTGAAACAAATTTGAAGCAGCAAGGATACGACATTCACCAAATTCCGTTGGTGTTCCAATACAACAAGCGAGACCTACCAAATGCGCTTCCGATTAGTGAGCTACGCTCAAAGCTAAACCGTTTCAATGCCCCGGAACTTGAGGCCGTCGCCAGCGAAGGCAGCGGCGTGTTTGACACCCTCAAGATCATTTCAAAGAAAATATTAAATGTCCTTAAGGGCGGCGAAATCTAGGATCTTTTGCTTTTGCGGGGATTTGATCTTAAAACGTGATTACTATGGGCGTAGTCGAAGAAATTCTCCTATATAAAAAGCAAAATGGCTTTCAGATCTTGGCGCACTACTATGAAGAGGGTGATATCCAAGACATCGCCGATGAGATTGGCGATAGCTTGTTTTTAGCCCAAAAAGGCTCTCAGTCTGACAAGCAAAACATCATTTTGGCTGGCGTTGTTTTCATGGGCGAAAGCGTGAAGCTGTTGGCCCCCCACAAGCGAGTCTTTGTGCCCGATGTGAATGCGGGGTGCAGCCTAGTTCATGGATCGCCAGAAGTTAAGTTTCGGAAGTGGCGCGAAAGTTTTGAAGATGCGATTTGTGTTACCTACATTAATAGCAGCGTTAAGGTAAAGGCTTTATCAGACATCATCTGTACCTCTAGTAACGCAGAAAAAATCATCGCAAGCATTCCATCAGGTAAAAAAGTGCTATTTGCTCCTGATCAAAACTTGGGCCGTTATCTTATTAAAAAAACAGGTCGTGAAATGGAGCTTTGGCCGGGCAGCTGCGAAGTTCACGTTCTTTTTCACGCAAAAGAACTCGATAAACTTATAAGGCAGAATCCGGAGGCCGTCGTGATTGCTCATCCGGAGTGCAATGACGGAATTCTTTCTCTTTCGCATGTAATTGGCTCGACGTCACGACTCCTTGAAGAGGTTCGGTCCAATCCTGCAAAGAAGTTTATAGTTGCTACAGAAGAAGGCATTCTACATCAAATGAAAAAGGTTCGCCCAGATGCTGAGCTGATACAGGCGCCTACTGAGGCGGGCTGTGGCTGCAATCAGTGCCCTTATATGAAGCTCAATACCTTAGAGAAAATCCTGAGAATACTGAAAGAGGGTGTTTCGAGTGCTGCCGGCACTCAAAAGTTGCTTCCCGAAGAGATCTTTATAGAGACTGAATATTTTGAAAAGGCGAATTTGGCACTTGAGCGAATGATGAAAGTTTCTCGCGGCGAGCCGATTGATTGGAACTCTGGTATCTCAATTTGATACTGACGCGGAGTTCAGGAATTCCCTTAAACTTTGGTCCCGCCAGACCGAAACAACCTTAACACGTTCTTTTGCTACAAGCTTTAGGCCAGCAGTCTCTTTGAGTGCGTGCTTAAATGTGAATACTTAAAGAACTATGGCCGACCCGTACGCTGTTGAATGGATATGTAAGAGGTTTTAGAAGGAGCGTAGAATGATAAAGAAGTCCAATCGAGTTTCTACACGAAAAGAAATCGAAGGAATAAACGTAAGCAATCTAACAGCACTTGATAAGTTTGCAGTCATTTCAAGAAAGGCTAAACTTGTCGATGCTTCGTCGACGGGATTTCTACTTTTGGTGGACAGAAAAGACATCGTTCCAAAAGCTCTCAGGCAAACCCTCACCTTAGAATCTATTGAGGGTGAACCTATTATGCTGACCATTTCAGAAATGGATCTAGAAATTGACGGGCTCGTTACTCGAACTAAATTCCTAGGAAAAGGCATTTTTGAAGTAGCCATTGATTTTTCGTTTGATGCTCCTGAGTATTGGCGTGAATGCCTATTGGATCTATTACCCTCTCCTCAAAGATAGGATTTTAAATTTCAAACATGCGCTTGATTTGACGCCCTTGAGCATCTACATTCGGCTGCATTGTGGTGGATTTACTAGAAATATTTAAAACTCCGATCGAGCTGAGGCCTGACCACTGGGAAGACGTTGTCTTGAAGGCCCTCCCCTCACGACTTTACCACCTGTTAGATCAAACTGCCGCTCAAGGCCCTGATGGATGGCCCTACTTGAGAGTCGGCTTTGTGGAGAGCTCTGGCGTCTCAGCATCTGGAAGCACGCAGACTGGTGAATCAGCAACTCAACTTTTTGAATGGCTTTCAGCAAGAGGCATAGGTCTTTGGGTCGACCCGCTGAACAGCAATACTGCAGATACTTCTTATCTCATCACTTACGGTATGGTCTTAAACTTTTGCCTTAATGGCGA
The Bdellovibrionales bacterium CG10_big_fil_rev_8_21_14_0_10_45_34 genome window above contains:
- a CDS encoding YbaB/EbfC family nucleoid-associated protein; the encoded protein is MKGFPGGMQQFIKQANQMQSRIQKLQEQLETKEYAGTAGGGSVSAIATGKLDVKSITIKPEVLEAADTEMVQDLVMIAVNEALKLAKAERDAEMQKTTGGMGIPGIF
- a CDS encoding recombination protein RecR, which encodes MSQQIPTLQRLISELSRLPGIGEKTAERLCYFILKTGSEYSDRLKQALSDVQINVKTCQICYSYTDLEEICHICRNPDRDLHSICVVEQASDIFRIESAGAFKGQYHVLQGALSPLDGVLAEDLRVKELFERLDEAIVAEAPIKEIILALDADIEGDTTALYLAKMLEGRGVRLTRIAHGVPFGTNIDYIDQRTLCRALENRVEI
- a CDS encoding gliding-motility protein MglA, translated to MSVVNYNAKEIHCKIVYYGPSLGGKTTNVQWIYQKTNPDKKSEMRFLPTENERTLFFDFLPLEIGKVQDFTTRFHLYSVPGQIVYDSSRKLVMKGLDGVIFVADSQRERMDENVEALKNLETNLKQQGYDIHQIPLVFQYNKRDLPNALPISELRSKLNRFNAPELEAVASEGSGVFDTLKIISKKILNVLKGGEI
- a CDS encoding quinolinate synthase; translated protein: MGVVEEILLYKKQNGFQILAHYYEEGDIQDIADEIGDSLFLAQKGSQSDKQNIILAGVVFMGESVKLLAPHKRVFVPDVNAGCSLVHGSPEVKFRKWRESFEDAICVTYINSSVKVKALSDIICTSSNAEKIIASIPSGKKVLFAPDQNLGRYLIKKTGREMELWPGSCEVHVLFHAKELDKLIRQNPEAVVIAHPECNDGILSLSHVIGSTSRLLEEVRSNPAKKFIVATEEGILHQMKKVRPDAELIQAPTEAGCGCNQCPYMKLNTLEKILRILKEGVSSAAGTQKLLPEEIFIETEYFEKANLALERMMKVSRGEPIDWNSGISI